TCCTATTATCACAGAGAGAGATAGATCACAAAGAGAGATAATGAGATAGAGGGAGAAATAAAGAATGGAGAAAGATGGCGAACGAGGGAACCCCTTCGTAGCCATTGCACCGCTACTACTGTCAATGAGTTCTGCTACGAACGAGTGAGCTCCTTCGTAGCCACCGCATTGTCACCTTCACTCATTCCCACTCTccaacaataaagaaaaagagaggagagaacataAGCAATGAAGCAAAGAAGAATTATACGTGGAAAGCCAACACATTCAAAGCAACAATAACGACAacacaattaatttatttaattgaaaaaaagagaCAATTTTTCAGAGAAAGACGAAGAGACTTATGGATCTAGAGAagggagaaaaagagagagagagagagagcctGATTGCAGAGAAAGAGTGGCGGTGCTAGTGGTGGCTCTTCAGTTACTGTCATTGTTGTTGCTGCAGCTTCTACGTCACTGACCAAAGAAGGAGGAGAGAGGAAGTAGTAGGAAAAGTGGCGCTGTTGAGGACTCCTTCGCTGCGTCACTACCGTTGTTGCAGCTTGCACCGCACTGATTTGCTCAGTTATTGCTATCACCGAAAAAGGTGGTTTGAGTGTGGTGTAAGGTCCTGGAACTTCATATCTGTTTTGGGGGTTTCTGGGGAGAAGGCAATGGACATGGAGAAGGAGAAGATCTGTTCTTTAAAgtttagatatatattttttgtattttttattttttcagtgGTAAACTTgtctttttattaataaaaggaTGGTTTTAATACTAAATGTAATGTTGAGGATGATgttgaacaaaaaaatatattaggggcaattttgattttgaccacAAACTTTAGGGATGAAAAATTACTTATCCCATTAATAAACCACAAAAAGTcaaactttttaatatatatatatacataaatatattatttttagttatgttACTCATAAAAGTCTTTTTGCCatccaaatccaacaaaaaCCAACTTTAGATTAGAGAGCGTGTCAAGAGGCGCTCCCGTAACTGTTTAGTAGCGCGAACGTTAATATGAAAAACGCTTCTTCTCCCTCGATCAAAACTAAAACGATCAAACTTTAAACAACGGtcaaaatctctcaaaatcttCATGAAAACTCAAGGAAATCTCAAATTACATTCGAAATCTTCACCAAGAAAcgtagaaaaagaaaacgaaagaTTATTGAAggtgatgagtttggaaaactccaaattaatatttgtgatgaacaaacattattaaaatatttaactgCAAAAATTATTAGTGTAATCTTCATTAATCAGAtgttaattgataattttgtgatgcagtTCCTTAATTGGGCCGGAAAAACAAAATGTTATCACAACTGAgcccatatttatttttgatgaaAGCTTCCTGTGTTTGATCCGAAACCAAACTTACCAGGAAAGCAAATGCTTTTagtgggccaaaattcaataagcCCAATGTGTTTTAGGCATGCTATGGTCTGAAAGGAAAATGATATTGGGCCAAAATGAAATCTATTGCTAACAAGCCCAATGTTGATGAATGTTTCCATGCCTTATTCGAATCCATGAAGCAAATGAAATGCCTAAatgcttccaacggattccaCTTCATTATTTTGaaggatttgaaatttaatcCACTAGCATTGGGAAcataagagagagaagattgatTTGATGGCTATTATGACACTACACGCTACTCAACAAAGGGAAGTGGGAAACTTGAATTCacttttattctctttctttgttCATTGATTATTGTTCAAATCCATTaaatattttctctcttctctctcatctctttcttcttctttcttcggtTATTAACCAGGAAGCCATGGAAGCTACTTGGAGCTaccaaaaagaaaggaaagcatgcatcaagaccatcaagctaatgatgacaagaaaacatactaaaataaaaatgagctgTAGCTAAGATACTCACCAAATatggttagatttggtgaggATATCTTGATcttttcatgctcaaaaagGAAAGGATGAAGATTCGGCTAGCAAGGAAGAtcttggaggcatggcttgtctttgacTCTGCTCAATCACCATAGGAaatagctagagtggcgaagtgatggttgaaggcagagattgaagcagataaagtcatcatcatcatgaagcatcaagggccagaaatccatcttggagaggaagccaaggatggagagctcggattgatgaagagtgatgaccaagaaaggactagaggtaattgcatgttgggttttgcatggttatctcttctctctctatgtgGCCGAACCGATTCTGTttcttgaaggaggaagaagttggtttgggtgttggcttcaagtgtggaggcttcTCTCTTCTTTAAAAAGGGAGAACAGCCACTGTTTGGAGCAAGGAGTaagatttgagagtgcaaggcatagagttctcagagctacctaagctagcagttcttcttctccttcaatgttttctgtttagtatttttctgtttaattttttcaggtcttgagtctcatggaaaaaaaggcaaacagtgaggtttgtaagaaaaagccatagagcggaaaaaggcagagagtgcaaaattaaaagaaaagccatagatgtcttagagttcctttgttcatctatgttgtgtttcatgattctgtgggaatctccTTGTAatttgggttagcactttacaagttgtaatctggatgactgtagtgaaattccatcattgttgtgatggagactggatgtaggctgcactgcacttagcagctgaaccaggatatatctggatgtaatcttctctctctcttccaacttcaattctgtttttactgttcagatgaaaaataaaaaatgtctcgtgtcaagtgacgagacaaaatgaaaatgtctcgtggctagggacgagctaaaaacagaaaagtttcttctaagtccagcaagtgttagcaagcaaaaaaggggctaagattcaacccccccttctcttagccactgaaaccatcagaaGGTACTATTCACTAATTGtcctttttttacttttttctttcGCATTTTCGATTGTGAAATACTTAATAGTCATATTTCTGTGTATTTAGTAGATTTATTTTGTGTTATTGCGTTAAAGTACATATTACTATTCTCATTATACTATTCATTTGGTGATAACTTTGTTAGGTCGGTGTAAAAATGTTACGTAGTATTTTTCGTATAGTTTAACCTATATTTACATGTGTTTGAGGAATTTGAATGTGTTTTTGTGCATATTTgagtattttcatgttttgaagTGAGTTCGTGTGTGTAGTAATCAATAACAATTTTCGATGTATTTGGTCTGAATTTAGATACACTTGGTgttgttgttcttttttttgttgtaaCTAGGCAACATAATATTGTTGTAATGCTTCTGATATTATTTTGTACACGTTTGAGTGATTTACATGTATTTTTGTCCATTTTTTAAGGATTTTGTTCATGAATTTGTTGTAACTAgcccataaaattttgttgtaGTGCTTTTGATGTCATTTTGTGCATGTTTGATTAAGTTACATgtctttttaaattgatattgTGTGATATAATCAAGAAATAATAGCAGTATATTTGGTTTGTCTTTCAGTGTATTTCATATGAATTGAGATGCATTTGGTGTTGTTGTGCTCTTTTTATTGTAACTAGGCAATAGAATATTGTTGTAGTGCTTCTGATGTTATTTTGTAcatgtttgagtgatttatatttatttttgtccaTTTTTGAGAGATTTTATTCATGGATTTGTTGTAATCAGCCCATAGAATTTTGTTATAGTACTTCTAGTGTCATTTTGTGCATGTTTGATTGAGTTGTATGTTTTTTTGAACTGACATTGTGTGATGCAATCAAGAAATAATAGCACTGCATTTGATTTGTTTTTTGGTGTATTTCATGTGAATTGAAGTGCACTCAATATTGTTGTTACCTATTAacctaattttttattccttgCAGAAAAAATGACAATCAACAAAGTTGCTGAAAGGAGCACCACACAAAAAGAAGGACCAAAATATAGAAAGTCCTTACTATAGGTTTATATTAggagatataaaaaattaatagattGTATAATGTAAACTTTTAACAATATCTCTAATGTTTTGAATTGTGCGTACAGTTTTAAATTAACAAACAcatattttgtatctttgtaAATATTTAATTCAAGGTTTTCATAAAATTTCTTAGACAAGATCAAATTTCTATGAATCTGTCTGTCTTGTATTGAAATCTTGTTAATCTGAATAAATTCAAGTTCACAAAATtgtagaaaaaatgaaaaatttctGCAATACACTGATTACTAACCAAAACaccaaaattattcaaataaacACCGAAAAATGCTTacaattttttatgtaaattttcATAAGGACATATAGAAACGGTATAGATTGAATTTCTACACTACTTAACTATTGAATTATATGTGTACTGTatatttaaaacaaacaaattctttgaaaaaattgagaaaactaatttcaaaataaaaaacaagaaaatataaaaagtaaacctcatttccattaaaaaataaaaccattACACAGATTGCACCAAAACTGTATTGAAAAATCCCAAAATGCCTTCAGATAAACACCGAGAAGTGTATCTTATTCTCTTGAATCTTTGAActgataatttattatttgtccATGATAATGTCTAAAAATTGATTGCACCATTTATCCACCATCTAAAAGGTtcaactgcaaaaatcaaatcatatattagTACAACTATTAACATGCACAAATTCAATTTCTCCTATTTAAAGCAcatcaattgattcttaatttcatttatctttttatttgtgTTCCGAATTTTAGTAGAAAAACCTACaagtttagaataatttttgtaGAATTGTCCAGCTTCTTTAAGCATGTTAAAAATCATTTCAACCTTTGACATAAGCTGCTCGTTAACATCACACAAAAACTGAAAAAACACCAAAAGCATTTCTATAATAAACCAAATCATAACTCCAAATGCACCGAAACTGGGAATGAAACagattcatcaaaataataattcagaTTCCGAACTACTACattatattcaaatttaaaccgtcaacaatgaaaaacaattttcacaaacaaaaacaaaattatttagctacaaaatcataaactactaatgAATTACATTAACTAGATTCTAACCATACCTCAGCCACTTGATTCGATTCGAAATAATAATCCAATTTGCCCTGGTTCAATTGGTAGTCTGGGCTTGAATTATTTATTGTCTTCTAAAACAAAATACCTGTTTAAACTTGATTTCGTtgcttgattttaaaaaaattgattcaaaTCTTTAAATCAGATAAAAGAGCATTGATCTTGAATGAAGAGAACACAGAAAACGAAGAGAACACAGAGAAGGAAAAGAatgcaaagaataaaaaaaaagtagaaaatattaagaaaattcaaaaaagaaaacgaaatcTGCATAAAGAAGGCAGTTATATATATTCACGCGTTAAGTCAAAAGTTTGTTAGAGATAGTAGTGCGTGAAGGTGAATTAAGTTAtaacaacttaattaaacttGATTGATTAAATGATTTGGATATAGaattttattgtattattttatgataTCCAATTCAATTCCGTTTAAACTTCGGTTAAGTTTTGAACCAATAAACTTTTAATTCTACTAGTTCGGTAATCAATTTGGTTTCCGAACCTTCATCTTAATTGTACTCCTCAAAACAAAACAACACAACACACCCCCCAAACACACACCCccgaattttattttatagcataatttaaactttataaatGGTCTATTATCATTCTCAATATAAATGgtgcatttatatttttttgggaTATAATATGTTCTCTTTACAGAATTGGATAACTTAATTCCTAACAAAAGAttcatttattaattagttgaaCAGCAACACAAACTATTAAGAAGTATTTCTTTCATTAAGAAATAAGAAATGCATACATGAATAATATTTGacaaaatatccaaatttccttTTTCTACCTACCTTTTGGGAGATTTTGTCAAACATTATGTATAAAAGCGTCACAAACGCGTTTCTTTCTTTTGGATGGTTAGATTGTCAACACCATAGAGACTAGGTATTTTttccaaactaaaaaaaaaagcagcAGAATATGAGAGAAACAGGGGCATATGAATTAGGAAAACTTTCTAGTGTACCGATACACTaatgttttaataatttttaaccgttgatcttaattataaaatatatatataatatatataattaagattaatggttaaaattaattgaaacaCTGGAGCATGTATACTTAAAAACTTTCCAATGAATTATTTATTGGAgaaccaaataaaaaattgaagctATGTTGAGCTGTCTTTCCCCAAGAATACACCATCATCAACCACTATCTTTTCCTATTAGACTGGGGTTGGTCCAACATGTACACTACACTGCTGAAAAAATCTGTATAGAGAggggaagaaggagaaaaacatGCATGATATATTACTAAAAGGAACTTCCGTTGGCTAAAAGTTCACTACATTATCTTTGATTTCCCCCAAAATTGGAAGATCAGCATGTCCCTTAACAAAACTCAACAGCAGAATCAGGCAGAAACTCCATTCTTGTGTGGTAATGCTGAAAATGACAACCGGACGACACGGCTCAAATTAGTCTTTCTTAGAGGAGGGAGAGGAAAAACAATATACTATGtattgaaaaattttcattGTACCATTCTCAAGAACTGATCAGTATATGTTAATGGACCATATATCAAAAGCCTCTGTTTTCCATCGTCTGAAAaggaaaaattaatatattgcCTTGCAAGACACGAGAGAAGTATATGTTAAAAATAGGCATAGTTCTTATGAGAATAATCGTTTAAATCATATAATGTGAATTGTGATTTgagaaccaaaaaggaaaatgtcATATAGTGATTTAACCTTAAACCTGAGTGATCCAGATGGCTGTCAATTAGTGTGTTTTGTGAAATCAGTGATAGACTATCTGATAAAATCAATCTAATGGTGCGTGCGGATAGGAGCTGTACCTCCAAAATAGTTTTAGCTTCGTCATTAAATGTTTTGCAAAGAATTTCGTAACTCTTCTCAATCCCCATCTGCATTCAGGAATAAAACCAAAACAATAAACAAACGGTAGGAAAAAAAATTTCCTGTTATAACAGAAAATCATGTAAATAACACTGGATTACACCTTTGAAGGCGAAATGGTTGATATGATGTATCTGCAACACATAATTATTTCATCAATCAGCAAAACAAAGCAAATTAAAAACAGGAATGGAAATGGTAGTATGATAGGAAAATCTTGAAGGAAATGGTTACGCTATTAAATTGTGATAAAAGCAGACAGCGTCATCCATAGCAAAGTTCATGAaagtcaaaaagaaaaaaaaaagaaaaaaaaaaacagttgcATGACCCCCCAAAGGTCCATAACATTGTGATGATCAAGTTGTGCTTACTCATGATTAACTTTGACATGATTTCACAAGCAAACATACACTTATATAGCAGCCTACCAGTCAGAATATGGTCTTATTTGGATTTCTCATGCTGACAATTCATGACTCGCTCTCAATTTTTCAATACATGTTCATGCATTATTACTTACACCTTTTATCAAGATTTGTTTGcatgtgtaattcttttgtccACCAAATATGTTTGCNNNNNNNNNNNNNNNNNNNNNNNNNNNNNNNNNNNNNNNNNNNNNNNNNNNNNNNNNNNNNNNNNNNNNNNNNNNNNNNNNNNNNNNNNNNNNNNTACAAATgtgattctttttctcttttattctactaaaaatcaACATGCAATGACTTGGTAAAGGAAATTGATTCAGAGATTGCACACACAAGTGAAGATTTTACCTCAGCTTACTTAGATAGAAATTCAGAGCTAGTAAATTTGCTTTTTGAACAGTTAGCATGACAGCACCCATGCAGTTCTACAAGAGagttaaaacaaaaaacatagatcagagaccatagtCAATGTAGAATGTTATGCACACAAAACTCAGAAAATTTTGCAAAAGAATCACAAGGTATCCCAATGAGGTGCATAAGAACTTCAACAAAATGGACACTAGTAAGACTATACATTAATCAAATAAATAGACTTCATTTCTTCCATAAGAACAATTCATCACCTTTTGGGCAATAAGCTCAATTAGTTGCATTAGAAACTTCCCTAACCCTTTTCCTTGGACACGAGGCTCAATCTGCAACTCATACACATAAAGGACCGGTACATCTTCTTCCAGAACAAAACGGTAATGTACAAATCCAACTAAGGGGCCACTATCTTCTACACAACTAGTTGAAGCCTCTTCTGCATTCAACATCATTCTTGTCTCATCACCAACTGAATTGGCATCCTCATGCACAAATATATAGTGTGCTTCTGGAGCAACCATTTCTCTGCGCTTCACCTTTTCTTCATCCAACCACTCAGATCCATAGGGTCCTTCCATATTTAGCTGCAGTTTTTGAGTTGACAAGTCATATGCTTTCGGGTCTCTTCTCAATGAATAAGCTAATGAAAAAACCAACCATGAACAAAAGGAGAAATGATACATATTGTAGtataaaaaaacctaaaaacaatCGAATTTCAATAAACTAAGTTGGCAAAGTATTCGCCTTGGTGGTGCTAAGACGCCTCAATTATGAGGTTAACTTGTAAATTACTGAAAAGCCCTCAGTTCAAACTTTATCAATTTACAATTTGATGGCTGGTCAGTTTTACTTATAATTTGTTAACATTTTCATTAAACCAATTTGAGACAAAGCTAGTTCTTAATTTAATCATTTCATCATTTTTCTTTGAATAGCTCTCAATATCTCTCTCCGGGGAGTGCAACCCCTTCTCTTTGTTTGACATTCCTTAATAGAATATTGAACCAACACAGATTCTTTCTCTATTCCTGTTCAGCAGTGCCAATGGGCTCCTTAAAAACTAGCTCAGTCTTGTTTCATACACCTAAAATTGAGACTTTCAACTTCTTAACTGAAGATTGCAGGTAAGTTTCTAGTGATCTCTTGTCATTATCAATACTACCTTGGCTTCCTTCTCAACTTTTGAAATACCCTTCTGAACAGAGCTATCATAGCTCACATAAGATCCAGGGAAAAAAGATGGGGAGGGGGGGGGAGTTTTCCCACAAAGAAATCAGTTCTATAACACAGTAATGCCTTTAGACATGGAGATCAAGTAAAAGGAACAAACTTTAAAATgaaacagaaaaacacacaaaaaagataaaaatgaaaaacttaTAAGAGAATGTAAGATAGGTCAAAAGCCAAGTTTTCTAGAAGAAACGGAAGCTGAAAACAGAGAAACGGAGAAAGGCAAGggaaaagaagagaggaagggCTCaccaaagagaagagaagagatcgAGATTAGAGAAGCAGGACTCACAAAAACGATTATCTTTCTCACTAATCCTGTGTTTTGTTTAGCTAATAACATAACATAATTGTGATCATTAATCAAGAGCAGCCACCAATTTGCAGTATAACAAATCTTTGACCAGATGCAGAGGCCCTATGAGCATTTTTTGAAAACCTCATCAATGAGGTTTCCTCACACAACCTCATTGAAGACTTTGCCAACTAAGTTTCCTATCACTTTACAAAACAAAGACATAATAGCAGATTTTCTCTTATTATAGCATAAAGTATAAAGAAGGGAAATATTTCATTCAATATATTATAGTAATGTCTACATCAAAATATTTCATTCAACAAATTATAGTAATGTGTACCTTAAGGAGGCTCTGAACATAGTGCTTAACAGGAGAGGATAGTGTATCACCGCGTCCTGACTTCAAACACATAGATAGACCTAAAATTCAGATTGAAATAGGCACCTAGATTTAGGACttagaagaaacaaaaaagatgATCCAAAAATGAATAAAAGCTATTGCTAACACATTCAACAATTTACTTGCACTAACATCTCAAAACTTATGGGAATATTATAATTGTATTATATGAGAATTCAATATTGCATTATTGCTAATACAGTTACAGTAGTTATAAAATCCGTTGCGTTTGTTTGTTGAGTCAGTAGTTAGTTACAAAGTTTACTTCTGACTTTTATGTTGTGTAAAACCATAAACACACTTTGCAACTAACTAACTGCTGATCAGCAAAATAAGGTAACTGATCCTGTAACTAATCTAACTACACTGCACAGTTTTCTATTTCAGAAACGGTTACCGTTATTGACGAAGTGGCGGAACTCAGGGAAGGAAGCAAGGTGATCCTTTTCGGCACGTGCTGATTTGATGGATTGCTCAACGGCTTTCTTCTTTGCGAGGACCTGCGAAACAATGGCTGAACCTGAAACAATGATACCAGCACAAAAAGGGTGAAACGACAGCGTTTGGAGACTCACCTCGCTACGTTTGGGCTTCTTCTCTCTGATAACGGTGCCATTTTGGATGACACTGCTTGGACGACGCCGTTGCGGCGTCTTTGAATCCATAGCTGGTGCGCTCTGCTAGAGAAGACGACTTAGCTaaccccccttttttttttcttccttgggcCTTGGCTTCtcaccagaaaaaaaaaaaaatagcgaaaagaaaagaataacgTTGCTTTCCGTGTATGTAAATTACGAATAAGGACAATTTGGATCTACTGCAGAAGCAGAGTTGCAATGGGCAGAGACACACCCGAATCCATGGCAGAAGGCCAGAAGCCAATATTCAAAGCTCATCCCCAAAAGAATCGGCAGAAGCATAAGAACCACCTATCTCATAGCATAGCTTCCAAAGGATATAGATACAAAAATTACCAAAAAGCATAGCCTCATTACAGAGCCAGAACAGCAACCACAGTAGTACAGTACAGCAAAAACCGTTgttctattttattctttttattaatttaagagTCCAATTTTCATTGACTGGACATCTAATCTAATTAGATTCATCGTTCATGCGTTACACATGatttttaagaaataaattaaaagattcgTTATATTTTATGTAATATTTTTCCTGTGTAAAACTCTTTTACCTAATTTGATTgcatatgaaaattaaatttttaattaaaatattaattaaacaatttcgtaataattttttttaaagatataatacaaaataataaaaataacataatataatttaacataatttagtttaaaatataaatattcatAATTCATTTGTTAAAACACACAATATAAAGGTAAAAGACAACAGAGAATTCTATTTATATTACTTAAAGGTCAAACTATTTCAAACATTTAAGATTTTCATGAACTAATTATCACacttcaataataatattgtCTAAATCTTATATTAACAAAACCAATAATAAttagaattataattttaattaattttttatataaataaataaaaatttatattgtaaTTTTACATCATATGAATTTAATGAGTCTCTATAGAGTGAGAATCTCTTTTCTCATTTCTTTTTTCGtttattttgtcaattttataaatttttttacaccATTTCTTAAGTATATAAtgtataaataaagataattaacacctattatataatcaataatctattatttatctatttgctATCTTCTCTATatctatattatataaaatgaaaatataaaaaggattAGTGTTCATCCCCCCCCTAAAATAccatttattatataaatttataaaaaaaaagttgtcaTACTAAAGATTTATACccaaaatcttttaattaaattataaatattttatcatttcaattaatttttttattattttacatatatttaataaataaaaaaaatgaatacatGCATATTGATCCACTAATCTTATATaatgaaaattggaaaaaatagtgtccattttttttttcgtttttactCTTAAACTCTCGCAGCAAATAgttatgcaattttttttctttcaatgaGTGACTTCCAAAAGTTATGATTGGTTTTGATAAAGCAAgagctattttttttttaataatctattatctttttcataaaaataagtttagagtataaataaattttttttatagataaataaaattaattttatatctgAACaagtatattataatttttatccgTAAAAGTTAAAATGCGACCAAATCtaccaataaataaaattatcatttaaattcttttatcaTACACAGACtatattttatagataaaaaattactttcattggtttatgaatgatttatgagtCTTCAGGATAAAAGTATTAGTTtattgtaatattttatttttgaaattccaTTAATATTTTTTCCCCTGTTACTTGCTGCAACAAGCCAACTATCAACTCCCTCGCTTTCCTTCTCTTGTGTGTATAAAGAGCCACACCACCAAACCAACGaggcaacaacaacaacaacaactcttcttccctttctttctctttctctctctttctctttctctctcattcGCTCTCTTTTTCCAACTGTTTCATGCAAAGccatttctagggtttttttttttttttccagttcTCTCCATTCACTCTTTCAATTCCGTAATCGCTGCAAAGGTACTTCGTCGCTATGGCATTCCAAGCCAAGAAGCTCATCAACAATCCCGATGGTGCGCTCTTTCTCTCactttatctttctttcttcttcgctTTGCTCCGTTCAATTTCTCGCCTGTG
The Arachis duranensis cultivar V14167 chromosome 5, aradu.V14167.gnm2.J7QH, whole genome shotgun sequence genome window above contains:
- the LOC107490586 gene encoding uncharacterized protein LOC107490586 isoform X1; amino-acid sequence: MDSKTPQRRRPSSVIQNGTVIREKKPKRSEVLAKKKAVEQSIKSARAEKDHLASFPEFRHFVNNGLSMCLKSGRGDTLSSPVKHYVQSLLKLNMEGPYGSEWLDEEKVKRREMVAPEAHYIFVHEDANSVGDETRMMLNAEEASTSCVEDSGPLVGFVHYRFVLEEDVPVLYVYELQIEPRVQGKGLGKFLMQLIELIAQKNCMGAVMLTVQKANLLALNFYLSKLRYIISTISPSKMGIEKSYEILCKTFNDEAKTILEVQLLSARTIRLILSDSLSLISQNTLIDSHLDHSGLRQYINFSFSDDGKQRLLIYGPLTYTDQFLRMHYHTRMEFLPDSAVEFC
- the LOC107490586 gene encoding uncharacterized protein LOC107490586 isoform X2, with the protein product MDSKTPQRRRPSSVIQNGTVIREKKPKRSEVLAKKKAVEQSIKSARAEKDHLASFPEFRHFVNNGLSMCLKSGRGDTLSSPVKHYVQSLLKLNMEGPYGSEWLDEEKVKRREMVAPEAHYIFVHEDANSVGDETRMMLNAEEASTSCVEDSGPLVGFVHYRFVLEEDVPVLYVYELQIEPRVQGKGLGKFLMQLIELIAQKNCMGAVMLTVQKANLLALNFYLSKLRYIISTISPSKMGIEKSYEILCKTFNDEAKTILETMENRGF